DNA from Thiomicrorhabdus sp. Kp2:
CGCTCGCTATTTCACAGGCCTGTTCAAGGGTATTTAAGTTAAAGACTTCACCAGTAAGTGAGTAGGCGATAGGGGTTAATAATGCAACCTGCCCTGATTCTAAACAGTCAGAAATGGCTTGGTGTCGAATTTTCCGTAACTTACCCGTATGTTGAAAATCTATACCATCAATAACGCCTTTTGGTTGAGCGATTACCCAATTACCCGAAACTAAAGTAGGAGGGTTTGGTTGCAAGCAGTTTGCTTGGCTAAATGTTGCTTCAAGCTGGCTGCGTAAAAGTCCGATAGTTTGCTGAAATACAGGAATTAACTCAGTAGGGGTGATTCTGAATTGATGGTGCAATTTCCAGTCAATTCCTGCATGGGTAAAGGCTTGGTCTAACTGTGGCGATGCTCCCATCACTAATACAATTTTTAAGCCTAAGTTGTAGAGAAGACCAATGTCTTGGGATAGTTGTGAGGTAGAATCTTTAGACGCCAAAAATTCTCCTGGTAAATAGATAACACAGGTTTTTCCACGGTGTTGTTCTATATAACGTGAGGATTGTCTTAATGTATTAATAAAATCTAATTCAGATTGCTGCATGAATGTGCGAAAATAAGTCTAATAATTTACTAAGTATAACAGTCTCAAGGGTAAAGTCTAAAGCGCAAATTGCTTTACACCCTTTAAAAGGAGTTTTTAATGCCGCAATATCGTTCAAAAACCAGTACTCACGGTCGTAATATGGCAGGTGCTCGTGCACTTTGGCGTGCAACAGGGATGGGCACAGAAGATTTTGGTAAGCCAATCATTGCTGTGGCCAACTCGTTTACCCAGTTTGTACCTGGACATGTACATTTAAAAGATATGGGGCAATTAGTGGCTCGAGTCATTGAAGAGGCTGGTGGCGTGGCTAAAGAGTTTAATACCATTGCGGTAGATGACGGAATTGCCATGGGGCATGACGGTATGCTGTATTCATTGCCTTCGCGTGATTTGATAGCAGACTCTGTCGAATATATGTGTAATGCACACTGTGCAGATGCTTTAGTCTGTATCTCAAATTGCGACAAAATTACTCCAGGCATGATGATGGCGGCTATGCGTTTGAATATTCCAACCATCTTTGTTACTGGCGGCCCAATGGAATCAGGTAAAACGGTTCTTGGTGGTGAAGGGATTAAACTAGATTTGGTTGATGCGATGGTTATGGCCGCCGATGATTCTTGCTCTGACAGCGATGTGAATGAGGTTGAGATTTCAGCCTGTCCAACGTGCGGTTCTTGTTCGGGCATGTTTACTGCAAACTCAATGAACTGTCTAGCGGAAGCTTTAGGTATCGCTCTACCAGGTAATGGAACAACCTTAGCGACTCATGCTGACCGTAAAAATTTATTTGTCGAAGCGGGGCGTCGTATTGTTGAGATTACCAAGCAGTACTATGAACAGGATGATGATCGTGTATTACCGCGTTCAATTGCAACTTATGAGGCTTTTCAAAATGCAATGGCATTAGACGTTGCAATGGGAGGCTCAACCAATACTGTATTGCATCTATTGGCGATCGCCCATGAAGCAAAAGTTGAATTTACTATGCAAGATATGGATGAAATTTCTCGTAAGGTTCCTTGTTTAGTAAAGGTTGCACCAAACTCTAAAACTTATCATATGGAGGATGTTCATCGCGCTGGTGGTATTATGCGAATTTTGGGCGAACTGGAGCGTGGTGGACTAATTAATACAGATGTACACACGGTGCACGCTTCAACGATGGGGGCTGCAATTGATTTGTGGGATATTAGCCGTAATGAAGATGAAGCGATAGAGACTTTCTTTAGAGCTGCACCAGGCAATATTCGTACTACAGAAGCGTTTAGTCAGTCCAAACGTTGGAAAACGGTTGATACAGACCCTGAGAATGGTTGTATTCGTTCAATGGAGCACGCCTACACACAAGATGGTGGTTTAGCCGTATTACACGGAAATATTGCACTTGACGGTTGTATCGTAAAGACCGCAGGTGTCGATGAATCCATCTTTAAGTTTTCAGGAAAAGCGAAGATTTACGAGAGTCAAGATGCGGCTGTTGCTGGCATCTTAGGTGATGACGTGAAATCAGGTGATGTCGTTTTAATTCGTTATGAAGGGCCAAAAGGCGGTCCTGGTATGCAAGAGATGCTCTACCCAACAAGTTACTTAAAATCTAAAGGTCTAGGTAAAGAGTGTGCCTTATTAACAGACGGACGTTTCTCGGGAGGGACATCTGGTTTATCAATAGGACACTGCTCTCCAGAAGCAGCAGAGGGTGGCAATATAGGCTTGGTGCAGGAAGGTGATATCATTGAAATTGATATTCCAAATCGTACAATCAATGCATTGGTTTCAGATGAAGAGTTTGATATTCGTAGAGAAACTATGGAAGCAAAAGGTGCATCACATGCTTGGAAGCCAGAGATGCCAAGAGAACGTAAAGTATCTTCGGCATTAAGAGCATATGCAGCTATGACAACAAGTGCAGCATATGGTGCTGTAAGAAATGTAGAACAAATTGAACGTAAATAAAACTTCTTGGAGAAATTAATATGTTTGCAGATAAACTTACTCAAGCCCAGCGTCAAGTAGTATTTGATTTAGCCGTAAATTTAGCGGCTGCAGATAATGATGTTTCTGATGAAGAAGTTCAGTATCTTAAGGACTTTAGTAGTGCTTATGGTATAGATTATGATTTAGATAAAAGTAGCTTAAATATTGATGATGCGATTACTTTGTTAGATAGCAAGTCATCTCGAATTATTACACTACAAGAGCTTATTAAACTATCTTATAAAGATGGTCACTTTGGTGATGAAGAGCAAGACAGAGTTTTTTTGATTGCCCAAAAAATGGGTTTAAATGATCCTGAGTTAATGCTACGTATTGAAAAATGGGTTCGTCAAGGGTTTGATTGGATTTATGAGGGAGAGATGATGATTGAGGGGTCATGACTGATTGTCATATAAAGCTTCAGTAGTACCAAAAGCCGATGTAAAAGTCGGTTTTTTTATCTCTGCGTGTTTAATTTTTTACAATGTTTCGCTAATTGGGTGAAGAGTTTAGTGAAAAAATTTGGTGAAATAAGGCATAAAAAAACCCAGCAAAGCTGGGTTTTAAAATTTGAATATTATTCAAATTATTCGCGGTAACCAGGTCCATTGATTTCCAAACCGTTTGAAACATAAGCTTGGAAGAACTCTAGGTTGCTGTATTCAGTACCTTGAGCTTTAAATGGGTTGGCACGCATATTTTTGTTACAACCTTCATAACGACGGTGTAATGTTCCTAAAGCCTGCCACTTAGCACGGAAAACCGGGAAGTGAGTCGTATGACCTAGGTTAGGAGATAAAATATTAGAACGCGCTTTGCGTCCAGAGTTATAAGTGTGACATTTCGCACATGATAACCCTAATTGTCCACGAGGCTCGATGTAGATTGCACGACCAGCTTCATAAGCTTTGCGAGCACCTTCGCTTTCAATTTTGACATTGATCTTTTGACCGCGTGCATTGTAAGCTAGATAAGCACTAACTTGCGCTAGAGTGCCTTTCTTAAGTTTATATGGTTTAAGACCTGCATCTGTACGACATTTATTGATAGCAGCTTCTAGAGTTACTACCTTGTTCGTAGCATCATCAAAGTATGGGTATTGAACACGTACTTTAGATACATCAGAACCAAAACATTTTTCAAATACAGCTTGGTCTTTATTCCACGCAGCTTCACCAGCATCAATGGCATCTAAATAAGGAGGGAATTCTTCTGCTGCTTCCCACTGAGCAAATTTATCGGCATCATAAATATATGCGCCATTAATATATTCTTCAGGTGCAATTTTTGGATTTTTTGCTTTGAAGAAATCAACGATTTGTTGGCGATCCATCTCAGGATCAACAGCCAATGCCGATGTTGAAGCGGCACCTACTGTCACACCTAAAGATAAGGCGATTAGTAGTGTTTTTTTCATTCCAATCCTCCGTCCGAGAGCTCTGTATATTTCTAATTATTATTATTTTAGGATTGGCATTAGTCATATCAGACTAATGCCAGGGTAGGAAACTATTATTTTAATTTAATAGAATCAGTCCCTTTTTCACCAGTGTTGTCAGTTAACGATACAGTAACTTCATCACCAGCGTTAGCTTTAACTTGAACAGCCATGTATGGGTTAGCAGAAACTGCACCAGACCACTGAGCATCAACTGCAGGAGTACCGTTTACAGAAACTTGAACCATATCAATGTACTTAGCTGGATAAGGCTTACCAGTTTTTTTGTTCATACGAACACCAGATTCCATAGGGTGCTTGATTAGAGCTTTAACTTCAGCTACGCCACCTTTTGATTTACCACGCATTCTAATTTTAATAGACATGTTATTTCCTTTTAATAATTTGTTTCGTTGTAGAAATTAAGTAATTTCAGTGGGGATTAACCACCACAACCACCGATTGTTACTTTAACTTCTTGTTCAGCTTTAAGTAGTTTCCCACCAGCTTTAACAACGGCAATAACATTCATCGTTTGACCCATTTTGATACGTGTAGAAACGTAACCAATTGCACCAGCAGCGAAAGTGTATTCACATACTAAAGGCATTGGGTTTTTGCTTGCCATGATAGCGATAGATTCAACACCATCGATACCTGAAGCGTCAACTGTAACAGGTGTTACAGCACCGTTTTCTGCAATTGCAGGTGCTTTAAGTTTGATGTCACCAGAATCAGCAGTGCTTGTAGAACCAAACACGCTATTTAGTGCATCGTCAGTAGTCTTAGCACTGAATGCTTTTGAGTTCCAGTCAGCTAATACTGAGCTAGGTGTTAGAAGACCAGCGTTTACAGCTACAGCTGCAACACCAGTTGCTAGAGTACCTTTAAGGAAAGATCTACGTTTCATAAGGTTTTAAACTCCCGGTTAGGTTTAATAAAAATTATAGAGTATAGATGTAATCAACAATTTTGCTGATTTCACTATCTGACAAGATACCATTGTGCCCGAAAGCAGGCATCATGCTGTTAGGCACAGTCTGAGTTTCAGCTTTACCCCATACTTTGTCGTATAGCTTTTGCTTATCTGGGTAACGAAGTTTCATCGCGATTAAAGCAGGACCAATGTTACCTGGCATAGCACCTTCGCCAGCCATGTGACACGCTAGACAGTTACCTTTTGATCGGCTGTATGCTAGCTTTTTTCCTTCTTCAACCGTAGATGCGCCTTTATCAGCTGCTTGAACAGCAGAAATTGGTGCAGCAACTACCGCAGTTGAAATAGCTAAAGCAGTCAACAGTTGCTTCATTTTAGAATTCATCATTCTTCTCCTCCAAAAGTGTCTTTCGACGTTCCCATTATATGTTGGGATTTTTTTATATGAACAAAAGAGATTGCTCTTTGTGGTGTTAGCTTACTCAGTTACTTAATAAACGCAAGGTTTTTGGGGAATGATTGCGATAGTATTATTTAATCAATGTTAAATAAATTTTTATGGCAAATTGTTATTCTTGCTCTTTATCGTTATTATTCAACAACTTGCTGTTTTGGTTTTTAAATAGGGTGATTTGTTTCTCAATATTTTGGTCATTGTTTGTTTTGGCGGCAAGGGCTTGTTTTAGGAAATACTTACTTCGTTCTGGGTTTCCACTCTCCAGATAGGCTTTGGCTAAATTGAAATAAGCTTCAGCTTTCTGTTCTTTTTTCGCAAAAAATTCTGAAAGCTCGATGTATAAGTTGTATTTATATAACAAATATTGCTCAGCATTGATCAATATATTTTTAGCGTCTATGTCTTTATTGAGCTTCCTTAGTAATCGACTGTAGTAGATAGGAAGCGATTCATTGTCTGGATGAAGTTCTATTTTAAGTGCTATCTGCTTATTTACATTTGAAAGGTTTTTAATACTTATAGGCTCGTCTTGTTTGATTAAGCTTTGTATCAGTGCTGACATATATATGGGGTTAGAATTTGTATAGGCGAGTGTGTATAAACAATCTGGTGCTTTGTTGTGGTTTTCAGTGTGCTCAAGTGTTTTTTCATAGCAGGCCTGGTTTTCATGATGGCTGTGTGAGTGGTTCTTTTTATACTCAGTGTGACTGTTGTTTAAGAGTTTAATTCTTTTCTGAATTAAGTTTAATTGACTCTGTGGTTTTGCTTTGTTGTTTGGTTTGAGGTTTTGTGCACGATTTTCTGCTTCTGCAAGTCTATTTTCTGATACGGGGTGTGTTCTCAGTATTTCAGGTACTTTAATTGTATCGAGTTGGCTCTCTTTTGAAAGGCGTGCAAAGAAACTGCCCATGGCATGTGGGTTGTAACCCGTATTGTAGAGCAGGGTGATGCCTATAGCATCTGCTTCTGATTCATGTTGCCTGGAGTTTTTTAATTGTTGCTGTAAGTTATATCCCATGCCTCCCATAAGTGCAGCCATTCCTGCTGAAGGGTCTTGGGTGCCTATTAATATGGCAGCAATAAGTGTGGCAATGGTACTGATTCCGCCCTGTGTGCTTGAGTATTCGTATCTTCTTGATAGATGATTTTGAGTGACGTGGGATATTTCGTGGGCAATAACCGCTGCCAGTTCATCTTCAGTTTCACAAGCTAAAATAAGTCCTGTATGGATACCTATTACACCGTCAGGGCCAGCAAAAGCATTAATGCTTGAATCATCAATAATATAAAAAGAGTAGTTGCGATTATTGCCCGTATAGCTTGCTAGTTTGTGGCCAAGCTCTCTAATGTAGTCATTGGTGTCCAAATCATTGAGTAGTTTATAGTGTGTGTGGAGAGCAGAGGTGAATGCTCTTCCAAGATTTTGTTCTGTTTCAGTGTCGTATTCAACAAGGTCAGGAGCGCCCAAATCAGGAAGAGTGTTTGCATGGGTTAGATTTGAATGGCAGA
Protein-coding regions in this window:
- the ilvD gene encoding dihydroxy-acid dehydratase; translated protein: MPQYRSKTSTHGRNMAGARALWRATGMGTEDFGKPIIAVANSFTQFVPGHVHLKDMGQLVARVIEEAGGVAKEFNTIAVDDGIAMGHDGMLYSLPSRDLIADSVEYMCNAHCADALVCISNCDKITPGMMMAAMRLNIPTIFVTGGPMESGKTVLGGEGIKLDLVDAMVMAADDSCSDSDVNEVEISACPTCGSCSGMFTANSMNCLAEALGIALPGNGTTLATHADRKNLFVEAGRRIVEITKQYYEQDDDRVLPRSIATYEAFQNAMALDVAMGGSTNTVLHLLAIAHEAKVEFTMQDMDEISRKVPCLVKVAPNSKTYHMEDVHRAGGIMRILGELERGGLINTDVHTVHASTMGAAIDLWDISRNEDEAIETFFRAAPGNIRTTEAFSQSKRWKTVDTDPENGCIRSMEHAYTQDGGLAVLHGNIALDGCIVKTAGVDESIFKFSGKAKIYESQDAAVAGILGDDVKSGDVVLIRYEGPKGGPGMQEMLYPTSYLKSKGLGKECALLTDGRFSGGTSGLSIGHCSPEAAEGGNIGLVQEGDIIEIDIPNRTINALVSDEEFDIRRETMEAKGASHAWKPEMPRERKVSSALRAYAAMTTSAAYGAVRNVEQIERK
- the soxA gene encoding sulfur oxidation c-type cytochrome SoxA; protein product: MKKTLLIALSLGVTVGAASTSALAVDPEMDRQQIVDFFKAKNPKIAPEEYINGAYIYDADKFAQWEAAEEFPPYLDAIDAGEAAWNKDQAVFEKCFGSDVSKVRVQYPYFDDATNKVVTLEAAINKCRTDAGLKPYKLKKGTLAQVSAYLAYNARGQKINVKIESEGARKAYEAGRAIYIEPRGQLGLSCAKCHTYNSGRKARSNILSPNLGHTTHFPVFRAKWQALGTLHRRYEGCNKNMRANPFKAQGTEYSNLEFFQAYVSNGLEINGPGYRE
- the soxZ gene encoding thiosulfate oxidation carrier complex protein SoxZ, with the protein product MSIKIRMRGKSKGGVAEVKALIKHPMESGVRMNKKTGKPYPAKYIDMVQVSVNGTPAVDAQWSGAVSANPYMAVQVKANAGDEVTVSLTDNTGEKGTDSIKLK
- the soxY gene encoding thiosulfate oxidation carrier protein SoxY, which translates into the protein MKRRSFLKGTLATGVAAVAVNAGLLTPSSVLADWNSKAFSAKTTDDALNSVFGSTSTADSGDIKLKAPAIAENGAVTPVTVDASGIDGVESIAIMASKNPMPLVCEYTFAAGAIGYVSTRIKMGQTMNVIAVVKAGGKLLKAEQEVKVTIGGCGG
- the soxX gene encoding sulfur oxidation c-type cytochrome SoxX yields the protein MMNSKMKQLLTALAISTAVVAAPISAVQAADKGASTVEEGKKLAYSRSKGNCLACHMAGEGAMPGNIGPALIAMKLRYPDKQKLYDKVWGKAETQTVPNSMMPAFGHNGILSDSEISKIVDYIYTL
- a CDS encoding M48 family metalloprotease, encoding MKTSNQVNKQPKPYDLIRFSLICLLLTLCHSNLTHANTLPDLGAPDLVEYDTETEQNLGRAFTSALHTHYKLLNDLDTNDYIRELGHKLASYTGNNRNYSFYIIDDSSINAFAGPDGVIGIHTGLILACETEDELAAVIAHEISHVTQNHLSRRYEYSSTQGGISTIATLIAAILIGTQDPSAGMAALMGGMGYNLQQQLKNSRQHESEADAIGITLLYNTGYNPHAMGSFFARLSKESQLDTIKVPEILRTHPVSENRLAEAENRAQNLKPNNKAKPQSQLNLIQKRIKLLNNSHTEYKKNHSHSHHENQACYEKTLEHTENHNKAPDCLYTLAYTNSNPIYMSALIQSLIKQDEPISIKNLSNVNKQIALKIELHPDNESLPIYYSRLLRKLNKDIDAKNILINAEQYLLYKYNLYIELSEFFAKKEQKAEAYFNLAKAYLESGNPERSKYFLKQALAAKTNNDQNIEKQITLFKNQNSKLLNNNDKEQE